The following are encoded in a window of Gavia stellata isolate bGavSte3 chromosome 33, bGavSte3.hap2, whole genome shotgun sequence genomic DNA:
- the LOC132320113 gene encoding lysosomal acid glucosylceramidase-like → MVCVCNATYCDTLDPVVLPAPGTYVKYESSKAGKRLERSEGSFQRSLRAPGIEYNLIRLPMACSDFSVRPYSYDDVPHDYELKHFRLAEEDVKMKIPLLHRASAMSKRPLSLYASPWTSPAWMKSNGDVRGKGTLKGQAGDKYHKTWANYFIKFLDEYAKHNVTFWAVTAQNEPLAALLTPPQFPTIAFTAAQQRDFVVRDLGPALARSPHRTRLIILDDQRIHLPHWAKAVLGNATAARYVAGVGVHWYLDGIVPASCSLEATHKLFPDHFLLYTEACSGFLTLRFSVSLGCWERGDRYSHSILTVLNHFVAGWTDWNLALDMEGGPNWVKNYVDSPVIVDSSKDVFYKQPMFYHLGHFSKFIPEGSRRVGLHSSRRCLICQLEHVAVLRPDGALVLVVLNRFGWDVPFGIQDPAVGFIETVAPANSIQTYLWRQQ, encoded by the exons ATGGTGTGCGTCTGCAACGCCACGTACTGCGACACGCTGGACCCCGTGGTCCTGCCGGCCCCGGGCACCTACGTCAAGTACGAGAGCAGCAAGGCCGGCAAGCGGCTGGAGCGCAGCGAGGGGAGCTTCCAGCGCAGCCTGCGCGCCCCAG GGATTGAGTACAACCTCATCCGGCTCCCCATGGCTTGCAGCGACTTCTCCGTGCGCCCCTACAGCTACGACGATGTCCCCCACGACTACGAGCTGAAGCACTTCAGGCTGGCGGAGGAGGACGTGAAGATGAAG ATCCCCCTCCTGCACCGAGCCTCGGCCATGAGCAAGCGGCCGCTGTCGCTGTACGCCAGCCCCTGGACCTCCCCAGCCTGGATGAAGAGTAACGGGGACGTCCGCGGGAAGGGCACGCtgaaggggcaggcaggggacaaGTACCACAAGACCTGGGCCAACTACTTCATCAA GTTCCTGGATGAATACGCCAAACACAACGTGACCTTCTGGGCGGTGACGGCGCAGAACGAGCCCCTCGCAGCGCTCCTGACGCCCCCCCAGTTCCCCACCATTGCCTTCACCGCCGCGCAGCAGCGGGACTTCGTCGTCCGCGACCTGGGCCCCGCGCTGGCCCGCAGCCCCCACCGCACCCGGCTCATCATCCTGGACGACCAGCGCATCCACCTCCCGCACTGGGCCAAAGCG GTCCTGGGCAATGCCACCGCTGCCCGCTATGTCGCCGGCGTGGGGGTTCACTGGTACCTGGACGGCATCGTCCCggccagctgcagcctggaggcCACCCACAAGCTCTTCCCTGACCATTTTCTCCTCTACACGGAGGCCTGCAGCGGCTTCCTCACCCTCCGGTTCTCCGTGTCCCTCGGCTGCTGGGAGCGAGGGGACCGCTACAGCCACAGCATCCTGACG GTCCTGAACCACTTCGTGGCCGGCTGGACCGACTGGAACCTGGCCCTGGACATGGAGGGGGGCCCCAACTGGGTCAAGAACTACGTGGACAGCCCCGTCATCGTGGACAGCAGCAAGGACGTCTTCTACAAGCAGCCCATGTTCTACCACCTGGGGCACTTCAG CAAGTTCATCCCCGAGGGCTCCCGGCGCGTGGGGCTGCACAGCAGCCGCCGATGCCTCATCTGTCAGCTGGAGCACGTGGCCGTCCTGCGCCCCGACGGGGCCCTCGTCCTGGTGGTCCTCAACAG GTTTGGCTGGGATGTGCCGTTCGGGATCCAGGACCCCGCCGTTGGTTTCATCGAGACCGTGGCTCCGGCCAACTCCATCCAGACCTACCTGTGGCGCCAGCAGTGA
- the LOC132320017 gene encoding lysosomal acid glucosylceramidase-like translates to MGPACAGVLGWLLLVQAALRAAGGRPCDAKDFGHGSLVCACSATYCDTLDPVVLPAPGTYVKYESSKAGKRLERSEGSFQRNAETPDFHLTLDTAQRYQKVKGFGGSVTDSAAINIQSLSKDAQNHLLRSYFSEEGIEYNLVRVPMASTDFSVRLYTYADAEGDFELKHFNLTEEDTRMKIPILRAAQAVAKRPLSLYASPWTSPVWMKTNGAMTGRGTLKGSPGDKYHQAWAKYFIRFLDEYAKHNLTFWAVTAGNEPTAGEIVFYPFQCLGFSPEHQRDFIARDLGPALANSSHRHVQLIILDDQRVMLPYWAQVVLKDPVAASYISGIGIHWYLDFLAPIDLTLSITHHLFPDYFLLSTEASTGSYFWEPRVVLGGWDRGSKYSHSILTNLNNYVTGWTDWNLALDMEGGPNWSKNYVDSPVIVDSSKDIFYKQPMFYHLGHFSKFIPEGSQRVGLAVSKKCRRCDLEHSAFLRPDGAVVLVVLNRSPVDVSFGISDPRVGFIEATAPSDSIQTFLWKQPA, encoded by the exons ATGGGACCTGCGTGCGCCGGTGTCCTGGGCTGGCTTCTGCTGGTGCAGGCAGCGTTGCGGGCAGCAG GCGGCCGTCCCTGCGATGCTAAGGACTTCGGTCACGGCTCGCTGGTGTGCGCCTGCAGCGCAACGTACTGCGACACGCTGGACCCCGTGGTCCTGCCGGCCCCGGGCACCTACGTCAAGTACGAGAGCAGCAAGGCCGGCAAGCGGCTGGAGCGCAGCGAGGGGAGCTTCCAGCGCAACGCCGAGACCCCAG ATTTCCATCTCACCCTGGACACAGCGCAGCGGTACCAGAAGGTAAAGGGCTTTGGTGGCTCCGTCACAGACTCGGCTGCCATCAACATCCAGTCCCTGTCCAAGGATGCCCAGAACCACCTGCTCCGCTCCTATTTCTCCGAGGAAG gcaTCGAGTACAACCTCGTGCGCGTCCCCATGGCCAGCACCGACTTCTCCGTCCGCCTGTACACCTACGCTGATGCGGAGGGCGACTTTGAGCTGAAGCACTTCAACCTGACGGAGGAGGACACGCGGATGAAG ATCCCCATCCTGCGGGCAGCCCAGGCAGTGGCCAAGCGGCCGCTGTCGCTGTATGCCAGCCCCTGGACCTCCCCGGTCTGGATGAAGACGAACGGCGCGATGACGGGGAGGGGGACGCTGAAAGGCAGCCCCGGGGACAAGTATCACCAAGCCTGGGCCAAGTACTTCATCCG GTTCCTGGACGAGTACGCCAAGCACAACCTGACCTTCTGGGCGGTGACAGCGGGGAACGAGCCCACAGCCGGCGAGATCGTCTTCTACCCCTTCCAGTGCCTGGGCTTCTCCCCCGAGCACCAGCGGGACTTCATCGCACGGGACCTGGGCCCCGCGCTGGCCAACAGCTCCCACCGCCACGTCCAGCTCATCATCCTGGATGACCAGAGGGTGATGCTGCCGTACTGGGCCCAGGTG GTTCTCAAAGACCCTGTGGCCGCCAGCTACATCAGCGGCATCGGCATCCACTGGTACCTGGACTTCCTGGCGCCCATCGACCTCACGCTCTCCATCACCCATCACCTCTTCCCGGACTATTTCCTCCTCTCCACGGAGGCCTCCACCGGCTCCTACTTCTGGGAGCCCAGGGTGGTGCTGGGCGGCTGGGACCGCGGGAGCAAGTACAGCCACAGCATCCTGACG AACCTCAACAACTACGTGACGGGCTGGACCGACTGGAACCTGGCCCTGGACATGGAGGGGGGCCCCAACTGGAGCAAGAACTACGTGGACAGCCCCGTCATCGTGGACAGCAGCAAGGACATCTTCTACAAGCAGCCCATGTTCTACCACCTGGGGCACTTCAG CAAGTTCATCCCCGAGGGCTCGCAGCGCGTGGGGCTGGCTGTCTCCAAGAAGTGCCGCCGGTGTGACCTAGAGCACTCGGCTTTCCTGCGCCCCGACGGCGCCGTCGTCCTGGTGGTCCTGAACCG CTCCCCCGTGGACGTGTCCTTCGGGATCTCCGACCCACGGGTCGGCTTCATTGAGGCCACGGCTCCCAGCGACTCCATCCAGACGTTCCTGTGGAAGCAGCCAGCCTAG
- the ENTREP3 gene encoding protein ENTREP3, translating into MPSPSESRRSLTGRTSRSLTRLRVQRTWLQVLLVLAFIQVILGVLIVTFSLVAATITPSAKVRHSCPSWAGFSLALSGLVGIVSWKRPLTLVITFFTLLSVLGVMLSLAGSVLSCQNAQLVKSLEACERERDSCVCCQPRSEPLPTSCSRQSEMLTMFPNPDCRSIRVALKDLLFSVCGLTVFSTIICTLSAVVCCIQIFSLDIVHVLVPQRSSSVTLECTSPPDTFLQSMMDFEEFVPPVPPPPYYPPEYTCSSETDAQSITYNGSMDSPVPLYPTDFPPSYETVMGLRGDSQATLFDSQLTDGSHACTCDRVPSIVLSGEVSMDSGSLIMSEIMDIPGDSSPSEDSCLLELQGSMRSVDYVLFRSIQRSRADYCLSVDCVQCSHHTRSPTLGLQGPFEETPQPRVRGERSYSCSTAEPGHDGILVGGAVTHSCNRLEGLARCVGPCFPEVRLKEKGSLQGRGGGCPTGPGTGRLCHPRRNSETSCPSSPAPGLSQRPLVRSHSDPGVLTAGDAADFREVLYTKALEDTVSNSSADTGLCSEACLLRRSHCDSPLLLRAGSAGKNKLLPSKKVTQQLSKTTTRSLGDLKVCRGTRGLVARFLQRPKRSPAAGVEVPGHSSQGHKQVPRSAWPGAEQPHEGIHLQSCGDLSSTSSLRRLLSARRLERSRPRSLSGTCKESVL; encoded by the exons ATGCCCTCCCCCAGCGAGTCCCGGCGCTCGCTGACCGGTCGCACGTCTCGCAGCCTCACCCGCCTCCGCGTCCAACGGACCTGGCTGCAGGTCCTGCTGGTGCTGGCCTTCATCCAAGTCATCCTCGGCGTCCTGATCGTCACCTTCAGCCTGGTGGCGGCCACCATCACGCCCTCCGCCAAGGTCCGCCACTCCTGCCCGTCCTGGGCCGGCTTCTCG CTGGCGCTGTCTGGGCTCGTCGGCATCGTCTCCTGGAAGCGGCCGCTCACCCTGGTG ATCACCTTCTTCACGTTGCTGTCGGTGCTGGGCGTCATGCTGAGCCTCGCTGGGTCCGTCCTGTCCTGCCAGAACGCGCAGCTGGTGAAGTCCCTGGAGGCCTGCGAGAGG GAGAGGGACTCGTGTGTCTGCTGCCAGCCTCGCTCCGAGCCTCTGCCCACCTCCTGCAGCCGGCAGAGCGAGATGCTGACCATGTTCCCCAATCCCGACTGCCGGAGCATCCGCGTGGCGCTCAAG GATCTCCTCTTCAGCGTCTGTGGCTTGACCGTCTTCTCCACCATCATCTGCACGCTCTCTGCTGTTGTGTGCTGCATCCAGATCTTCTCCCTTGACATCGTCCATGTG ctcgTCCCCCAACGCTCGAGCTCCGTGACGCTGGAATGCACGTCCCCCCCTGACACCTTTCTGCAGAGCATGATGGATTTTGAGGAGTTTGTGCCCCCGGTGCCACCACCCCCCTACTACCCACCTGAGTACACCTGCAGCTCCGAGACCGACGCGCAGAG TATCACCTACAACGGCTCCATGGACAGCCCCGTGCCCCTCTACCCGACCGACTTCCCCCCCTCCTACGAGACTGTGATGGGGCTGCGGGGGGACAGCCAG GCCACCCTGTTTGACTCGCAGCTGACGGACGGCTCGCACGCCTGCACCTGCGACCGCGTCCCCTCCATCGTGCTCAGTGGAGAAG TGTCCATGGACAGCGGGTCCCTGATCATGTCCGAGATCATGGACATCCCCGGGGACAGCAGCCCCTCGGAGGACTCGTgcctgctggagctgcagggctCCATGCGCTCCGTGGACTACGTCCTCTTCCGCTCCATCCAACGCAGCCGCGCGGACTACTGCCTGAGCGTGGACTGCGTGCAGTGCAGCCACCACACGCGCAGCCCCACGCTGGGCTTGCAGGGGCCCTTCGAGGAGACGCCCCAGCCCCGGGTGCGGGGAGAGCGCTCCTACTCCTGCTCCACGGCGGAGCCCGGCCACGACGGCATTTTGGTGGGGGGAGCCGTCACCCACAGCTGCAATCGCCTGGAAGGGCTGGCCCGCTGCGTCGGCCCCTGCTTCCCTGAGGTGCGGCTGAAGGAGAAGGGCTCGCTGCAGGGGCGCGGTGGCGGCTGCCCCACGGGGCCCGGCACCGGGCGCCTCTGCCACCCACGGCGCAACAGCGAGACCTCCTGCCCCTcgtccccagccccggggctgagccAGCGGCCGCTCGTGAGGTCGCACAGTGACCCCGGCGTCCTGACGGCCGGTGATGCTG CAGATTTCAGGGAAGTACTTTATACCAAAGCACTGGAGGACACGGTGTCCAACTCCTCTGCGGATACAG GGCTGTGCTCGGAGGCCTGCCTGCTCCGCCGTTCGCACTGTGACTCCCCGCTGCTGCTCCGTGCCGGCTCGGCGGGGAAGAACAAGCTGCTGCCCTCCAAGAAGGTGACGCAGCAGCTGTCGAAGACGACAACCCGCTCCCTGGGGGACCTCAAGGTCTGCCGGGGCACCCGCGGGCTGGTGGCCAGGTTCCTGCAGAGACCCAAGCGCAGCCCGGCAGCCGGCGTGGAGGTGCCCGGGCACAGCTCCCAGGGGCACAAGCAG GTTCCCCGGAGCGCCTGGCCGGGAGCGGAGCAGCCCCACGAAGGCATCCacctgcagagctgtggggacCTGAGCTCCACCTCATCCCTGCGCCGGCTCCTGTCCGCTCGCCGGCTGGAGCGCAGCCGCCCGCGGAGCCTCAGCGGGACCTGCAAGGAGAGCGTCCTCTGA
- the LOC132320076 gene encoding lysosomal acid glucosylceramidase-like, translated as MVCVCNATYCDTLDPVVLPAPGTYVKYESSKAGKRLERSEGSFQRSLRAPGLEYNLVRLPMASCDFSLHAYTYDDVPFDYELTHFSLRDEDTKLKIPLLHRASAMSKRPLSLYASPWTSPTWMKTSESFVGKGTLKGQAGDKYHKTWANYFVRFLDEYAKHNLTFWAVTAENEPSAGLINNYPFQCLGFTAEQQRDFIARDLGPALANSSHRHVQLIILDDNRLHLPHWAKVVLEDEEAARYVHGIGIHWYLDFIGPIQDTVVPTHELFPDYFILATEACIGAHFWERDVILGCWERGNQYSHSILMNLNHFVAGWTDWNLALDLEGGPNWVKNYVDSPVIVDTSEGIFYKQPMFYHMGHFSKFIPEGSQRVGLVASKESKKTDLEYTAFLRPDGAVVVVVLNRSLQNVTFGLADTVGLIAAVAPASSIQTYLWQRQ; from the exons ATGGTGTGCGTCTGCAACGCCACGTACTGCGACACGCTGGACCCCGTGGTCCTGCCGGCCCCGGGCACCTACGTCAAGTACGAGAGCAGCAAGGCCGGCAAGCGGCTGGAGCGCAGCGAGGGGAGCTTCCAGCGCAGCCTGCGCGCCCCAG ggctggagtACAACCTCGTCCGGCTCCCTATGGCCAGCTGCGACTTCTCCCTCCATGCCTACACCTACGATGACGTTCCCTTCGACTACGAGCTCACCCACTTCAGCCTGCGAGATGAGGACACGAAGCTGAAG ATCCCCCTCCTGCACCGAGCCTCCGCCATGAGCAAGCGGCCACTGTCGCTGTACGCCAGCCCCTGGACCTCCCCGACCTGGATGAAGACCAGCGAGTCCTTCGTGGGGAAGGGCACGCtgaaggggcaggcaggggacaaGTACCACAAGACCTGGGCCAACTACTTTGTACG GTTCCTGGACGAGTACGCCAAGCACAACCTGACCTTCTGGGCGGTGACGGCGGAGAACGAGCCCTCGGCCGGGCTGATCAACAACTACCCCTTCCAGTGCCTGGGCTTCACGGCCGAGCAGCAGCGGGACTTCATCGCACGGGACCTGGGCCCCGCGCTGGCCAACAGCTCCCACCGCCACGTCCAGCTCATCATCCTGGACGACAACCGGCTCCACCTCCCGCACTGGGCCAAAGTG GTCCTGGAGGATGAAGAGGCAGCTCGCTACGTCCACGGCATTGGCATCCACTGGTACCTGGACTTCATTGGTCCCATACAGGACACGGTGGTGCCTACTCACGAGCTCTTCCCTGACTACTTCATCCTGGCCACGGAGGCGTGCATCGGGGCCCATTTCTGGGAGAGGGATGTGATCCTGGGCTGCTGGGAGCGAGGGAACCAGTACAGCCACAGCATCCTGATG AACCTGAACCACTTCGTGGCCGGCTGGACCGACTGGAACCTGGCCCTGGACTTGGAGGGGGGCCCCAACTGGGTCAAGAACTACGTGGACAGCCCCGTCATCGTGGACACCAGCGAAGGCATCTTCTACAAGCAGCCCATGTTCTACCACATGGGGCACTTCAG TAAGTTCATCCCCGAGGGCTCCCAGCGCGTGGGGCTCGTTGCCTCCAAAGAGTCCAAGAAGACGGACCTGGAGTACACGGCTTTCCTGCGCCCCGACGGCGccgtggtggtggtggttctGAACCG GTCCCTGCAGAACGTCACCTTCGGGCTGGCTGATACGGTTGGCCTCATTGCAGCCGTGGCTCCGGCCAGCTCCATCCAGACCTACCTGTGGCAGCGGCAGTGA